From the Ruania alkalisoli genome, one window contains:
- a CDS encoding GNAT family N-acetyltransferase: MEISAGEVTTLGREELVELYSAVGWSAYTRDPDALLRAVRGSHRVCVARDRQTLVGLARTISDGVTVVYLQDVLVRPSHQRTGLGRELLTRLLGTYGDIRQQVLLTDDRPEQRAFYSSLGFVETHDHEPPLRSFVRLR, translated from the coding sequence ATGGAGATCAGTGCGGGCGAGGTGACCACCCTGGGCCGTGAGGAGCTGGTGGAGCTGTACTCCGCCGTCGGGTGGAGCGCCTACACCCGTGATCCTGACGCCCTGCTGCGTGCGGTGCGCGGCTCCCACCGGGTGTGTGTGGCTCGGGATCGGCAGACACTGGTGGGGCTGGCACGGACGATCTCCGACGGCGTCACGGTGGTCTACCTGCAGGACGTGCTTGTACGCCCCTCGCACCAGCGCACCGGCCTCGGCCGCGAGTTGCTCACCCGGCTGCTCGGAACCTACGGCGACATCCGCCAGCAGGTGCTGCTCACCGACGACCGCCCGGAGCAACGGGCCTTCTACTCCTCGCTCGGGTTCGTCGAGACGCACGACCACGAGCCGCCACTGCGCTCGTTCGTGAGACTGCGCTGA
- a CDS encoding formylglycine-generating enzyme family protein, which yields MSEDNVDQPKTCCAPAREAPGAPVEGQRREVAPGAGRDQHTVEQCPVPAQTFHMGDADGVGYHADGETPVHPVTLDAFSIDATSVTNADFARFVEATGYATEAETFGFSAVFHLALAAPQEAIMGQAAGTPWWLGVKGADWAHPDGPDSTWEGREDHPAVHISWNDAQAYCQWAGRALPTEAQWEAASRGGLDGKRYPWGSRFPGEKKQWRANIWQGRFPVDNTVEDGFLTTAPVRTFEPNAYGLWQTVGNVWEWCADWFDPRYYAQSPAANPAGPEQGQARVMRGGSFLCHDSYCNRYRNAARSSNTPDSSMSNAGFRTVGTA from the coding sequence ATGAGCGAGGACAATGTGGACCAGCCGAAGACCTGTTGCGCACCGGCGCGGGAGGCGCCAGGAGCGCCCGTGGAGGGCCAGCGCAGGGAGGTGGCGCCCGGGGCCGGTCGCGACCAGCACACGGTCGAGCAGTGTCCAGTGCCCGCGCAGACCTTCCACATGGGCGACGCTGATGGCGTCGGCTACCACGCCGACGGCGAGACGCCCGTGCACCCAGTGACCCTGGACGCCTTCTCGATCGACGCCACCTCGGTGACGAATGCTGACTTCGCACGCTTCGTCGAAGCGACCGGATATGCCACCGAGGCCGAGACGTTCGGGTTCTCCGCGGTCTTCCATCTGGCGCTCGCGGCGCCGCAGGAAGCGATCATGGGCCAGGCCGCGGGTACCCCGTGGTGGCTCGGGGTCAAGGGCGCCGACTGGGCGCACCCGGACGGGCCGGACTCCACCTGGGAGGGGCGCGAGGATCACCCGGCCGTGCACATCTCCTGGAACGACGCCCAGGCGTACTGCCAATGGGCCGGCCGGGCGCTGCCGACCGAGGCCCAGTGGGAGGCCGCCTCCCGCGGTGGCCTGGACGGCAAGCGGTACCCGTGGGGGAGCAGGTTCCCGGGGGAGAAGAAGCAGTGGCGCGCGAACATCTGGCAGGGGCGCTTCCCTGTCGACAACACGGTGGAGGACGGTTTCCTCACGACCGCGCCGGTGCGCACCTTCGAACCGAACGCGTACGGGCTGTGGCAGACGGTGGGCAATGTGTGGGAGTGGTGCGCGGACTGGTTCGACCCGCGCTACTACGCCCAGTCGCCGGCCGCGAACCCGGCCGGTCCCGAGCAGGGGCAGGCACGCGTCATGCGCGGCGGGTCGTTCCTGTGCCACGACTCCTACTGCAACAGGTACCGCAACGCCGCCCGCAGTTCCAACACTCCCGACTCGTCGATGTCGAACGCGGGGTTCCGGACGGTCGGGACTGCCTGA
- a CDS encoding CGNR zinc finger domain-containing protein, translated as MHLNPYGEYAVVLAASLANDWPADRAGIEARTREFGMTQPFPEAPDDHARTRLVIDEWLEVVDAPDEDSRASTLNAQMAAVTAYPRLTDHDDEGWHLHYRDDGNSLPHVLAAVISVGTALHLTTRGMHRLRRCAAGEGPGDPCSAVVVDVTRNGRQRYCSVRCANRAAVRRHRARLA; from the coding sequence ATGCATCTCAACCCTTACGGCGAGTATGCGGTGGTGTTGGCTGCTTCTCTCGCCAATGACTGGCCTGCAGACCGCGCCGGTATCGAGGCCCGGACGCGGGAGTTCGGCATGACCCAGCCGTTCCCGGAAGCCCCGGACGACCACGCCCGGACCCGGCTCGTGATCGATGAGTGGCTGGAGGTCGTGGACGCTCCGGACGAGGACAGCCGCGCCTCCACCCTGAATGCTCAGATGGCCGCTGTGACCGCCTACCCTCGCCTGACCGACCACGACGACGAGGGGTGGCATCTGCACTACCGCGACGACGGCAACTCCTTGCCGCATGTGCTGGCGGCCGTGATCAGCGTGGGCACCGCCCTGCACCTGACCACCCGCGGCATGCATCGTTTGCGCCGATGCGCGGCGGGGGAGGGCCCGGGAGACCCGTGCTCCGCCGTCGTGGTGGACGTGACGCGCAACGGCAGACAACGCTACTGCTCGGTACGGTGCGCGAACCGCGCCGCGGTGCGACGGCACCGGGCGCGACTCGCCTGA
- a CDS encoding type II toxin-antitoxin system VapC family toxin, translating to MIVDTSAIVAILQGEEEESAFREALVAAEHAYLSAANYLELAIVTDRIGDPVLGRRLDEVLDTLDITVVDVTAEDAKTARQAARDYGRGSGHPARLNFGDCFSYALAARTGEPLLFKGDDFSRTDLRPAAPLP from the coding sequence ATGATCGTCGACACCTCAGCGATCGTCGCGATCCTGCAAGGCGAGGAGGAAGAATCTGCCTTCCGGGAAGCCCTTGTAGCGGCCGAGCACGCCTACCTTTCGGCCGCGAACTACCTCGAACTCGCCATCGTCACCGACCGGATCGGTGATCCCGTCCTTGGGCGCAGGCTCGATGAAGTGCTCGACACGCTCGACATCACTGTCGTGGACGTCACGGCGGAGGACGCCAAGACGGCACGCCAGGCGGCCCGCGACTACGGGCGTGGTTCAGGGCATCCAGCTCGGTTGAACTTCGGCGACTGTTTCAGCTACGCCCTCGCCGCGCGTACCGGTGAACCCCTCCTGTTCAAGGGCGACGACTTCTCCCGTACTGACCTTCGCCCTGCCGCTCCCCTGCCCTGA
- a CDS encoding type II toxin-antitoxin system VapB family antitoxin: MSLNIKNERVHELAREAARRAGTSQTSAIEAALEQYLSSFDATTAAARSADLDFLLHDVRTRLHAAGASLSTDDLYDDQGLPR; the protein is encoded by the coding sequence ATGAGCCTGAACATCAAGAATGAACGGGTGCATGAACTAGCACGCGAGGCAGCACGGCGGGCTGGCACGAGCCAGACAAGCGCGATCGAGGCCGCCCTGGAGCAGTACCTCAGCAGCTTCGACGCGACAACGGCAGCGGCGAGATCCGCAGATCTGGACTTCCTGCTCCACGACGTGCGCACCCGCCTGCACGCGGCGGGCGCCTCCCTCTCGACTGACGATCTCTACGACGATCAGGGGCTTCCCCGATGA
- a CDS encoding TIM-barrel domain-containing protein: MIRHRPLGSGHPYAHDTEQRSPVQPVAGESLRLGVRTSAEVTAVDLECQIDDGPVTTVALAPVTRSSRGQSTDGGHLASAQARQARQAGGWQTEITAPAAGSTLRYRFVGHTAGEDQRTRHYTCRVATWRDTAGDVLDLAGAAVGSLPGTQVLDDGERVHQVRFALPLAPGEHVTGFGERYDALDHRGASLDSVVFEQYKSQGAHRRTYLPMPFAHVVGGAGWGFHVQTSRRVWFDIGEASPDRLTITAEVDAPSRTTPLLGVATYAGEPAAVLDAFLTEVGRPTELPDWVFRLWASGNEWNTQAEVERQLALHREHRIPVGNVVIEAWSDEQTFTAFRDAEYEVHEDGRPMRLVDFTFPADGAWPDPKGMVDSLHAQDVRVHLWQIPLIKMRPHPVGQAKADARAAIEADVLVQEEAPDGTLRPYRNRGWWFPLGLMPDLTDERAADWWTAKRRYLVEEVGIDGFKTDGGEHAWGSDLVYLDGRRGDEGNNTFATGYAAAYGRLLESCGKAPVTFSRAGFTGSQAHGAFWAGDENSTWEAFRWSMLAGLSAAACGIVYWGWDIAGFSGPIPEPELYVRAMAASVFVPIMQYHSEFNHHRTPSVDRTPWNIAERTGDSRVISEVRALVELRERLVPYLAASARQTVATSRPLMRPLYFDHPGDRNVWEHPVQWLLGDDLLVAPVLEPGARTWPVYLPEGAWVDVWSGQAHDGAATVDADVTRRDRVPVFVREAAWEGIDEVFSAPAAERPV; this comes from the coding sequence ATGATCCGGCACCGGCCACTCGGCTCCGGGCACCCCTACGCTCACGACACCGAACAACGCTCGCCCGTGCAGCCGGTGGCTGGGGAGTCACTGCGTCTGGGCGTGCGTACCTCCGCCGAGGTCACCGCCGTGGACCTGGAGTGCCAGATCGACGACGGACCGGTCACCACGGTGGCGCTGGCACCGGTGACCCGGTCCTCTCGTGGGCAGTCCACCGACGGCGGCCACCTCGCCTCCGCGCAGGCACGCCAGGCCCGCCAGGCGGGCGGGTGGCAGACCGAGATCACCGCACCGGCCGCCGGAAGCACACTGCGTTACCGCTTCGTCGGGCACACCGCGGGCGAGGATCAGAGAACCCGGCACTACACGTGCCGGGTGGCCACCTGGCGCGACACCGCGGGCGACGTGCTGGACCTGGCGGGGGCCGCCGTCGGGAGCCTCCCCGGTACCCAGGTGCTCGACGACGGCGAACGGGTGCACCAGGTGCGCTTCGCCCTGCCGCTCGCACCCGGCGAGCACGTGACCGGGTTCGGGGAGCGCTACGACGCCCTCGACCACCGTGGCGCGTCGTTGGATTCGGTGGTGTTCGAGCAGTACAAGAGCCAGGGCGCGCACCGGCGCACCTACCTGCCGATGCCGTTCGCGCACGTCGTAGGCGGTGCGGGCTGGGGTTTTCATGTGCAGACCTCACGCCGGGTGTGGTTCGACATCGGTGAGGCGAGCCCGGACCGGCTCACTATCACTGCGGAGGTGGATGCGCCGTCGAGGACCACGCCGTTGCTGGGTGTGGCGACCTACGCGGGCGAGCCGGCCGCCGTCCTGGATGCCTTCCTGACCGAGGTGGGACGCCCGACCGAACTGCCGGACTGGGTGTTCAGGCTGTGGGCCAGCGGCAACGAGTGGAACACTCAGGCTGAGGTTGAGCGGCAACTGGCGTTGCATCGCGAGCACCGGATCCCGGTGGGCAACGTGGTGATCGAGGCATGGAGCGACGAGCAGACGTTCACCGCCTTCCGGGATGCCGAGTACGAGGTGCACGAGGACGGCAGGCCGATGCGTCTGGTCGACTTCACCTTCCCAGCGGACGGCGCCTGGCCGGACCCGAAGGGCATGGTCGACTCCCTGCACGCCCAAGACGTGCGGGTGCACCTGTGGCAGATCCCGCTGATCAAGATGCGCCCGCACCCGGTCGGTCAGGCGAAGGCGGACGCCCGGGCGGCGATCGAGGCGGATGTCCTGGTCCAGGAGGAAGCGCCGGACGGGACCCTGCGGCCGTATCGCAACCGTGGCTGGTGGTTCCCGCTCGGGCTGATGCCGGACCTCACCGACGAGCGGGCCGCCGACTGGTGGACGGCCAAGCGCCGGTACCTGGTGGAGGAGGTGGGGATCGACGGGTTCAAGACCGACGGCGGTGAGCACGCCTGGGGGTCGGATCTCGTGTACCTGGACGGCCGCCGCGGGGACGAGGGGAACAACACCTTCGCGACCGGGTACGCGGCCGCCTATGGACGGCTGCTCGAATCGTGCGGGAAGGCGCCGGTGACATTCAGCCGGGCCGGATTCACCGGCTCGCAGGCCCACGGCGCGTTCTGGGCGGGAGACGAGAACTCCACTTGGGAGGCGTTCCGGTGGTCGATGCTGGCCGGGCTGAGCGCCGCGGCGTGCGGGATCGTCTACTGGGGCTGGGACATCGCCGGGTTCTCCGGGCCGATCCCGGAACCGGAGCTGTACGTGCGGGCGATGGCAGCGAGCGTGTTCGTGCCGATCATGCAATACCACTCCGAGTTCAATCACCACCGCACCCCGTCGGTGGACCGCACCCCCTGGAACATCGCCGAGCGCACCGGGGACTCCCGTGTGATCTCCGAGGTGCGGGCACTGGTGGAGCTGCGGGAGCGGCTGGTGCCTTACCTGGCCGCCTCAGCGCGACAGACGGTGGCGACGTCTCGGCCGCTGATGCGACCGCTGTACTTCGACCACCCGGGCGACCGGAACGTGTGGGAGCACCCGGTGCAGTGGCTGCTCGGGGACGACCTGCTGGTAGCACCGGTGTTGGAGCCGGGTGCGCGCACCTGGCCGGTATACCTGCCGGAGGGGGCGTGGGTGGACGTGTGGTCCGGGCAAGCCCACGACGGCGCAGCGACGGTGGATGCCGACGTCACCCGGCGCGACAGGGTGCCGGTGTTCGTGCGGGAGGCCGCGTGGGAGGGGATAGATGAAGTGTTCTCGGCGCCAGCTGCCGAGCGGCCTGTGTAG
- a CDS encoding glycoside hydrolase family 15 protein translates to MTTTAHAPLLETSRDLITSLQEPSGAYPASPTFSAYRGYCWFRDGAFIADGVSSTGEVASPSAFLDWCARVVKAHRTPIERVVAADAAGEPVPQEQMLPTRFTMAGTPGADEWWDFQLDGYGTWLWAAAEHAARHGLDVTRWRSAAELTVDYLLSSWQRPCYDWWEEHAEQVHVSTLGCIVAGLRAAADSGLVTGTRADAARDGAKAAMDVITSRGVAHGHLTKWLGTDAVDASLAALIGPLGVIEPESELAAATIAAIEEQLCTDGGVYRFRADTFYGGGRWPLLSCFLGLAHARAGNTARAGELLDWAAGTATTDGLLPEQVDGHLLAPHYRTEWIDRWGPVATPLLWSHAMVLRLAAELKEENT, encoded by the coding sequence ATGACCACCACTGCCCATGCCCCGCTGCTGGAGACGTCCCGCGACCTCATCACCTCCCTGCAGGAACCGAGCGGCGCCTACCCGGCAAGCCCCACGTTCTCCGCCTACCGCGGGTACTGCTGGTTCCGGGACGGAGCGTTCATCGCCGACGGCGTCTCTTCCACCGGGGAGGTCGCCTCACCTTCGGCGTTCCTGGACTGGTGCGCCCGGGTGGTCAAGGCCCATCGCACGCCGATCGAGCGGGTGGTCGCGGCCGACGCGGCCGGTGAGCCGGTGCCGCAGGAGCAGATGCTGCCGACGCGCTTCACGATGGCCGGCACCCCCGGGGCAGACGAATGGTGGGACTTCCAGCTCGACGGGTACGGCACCTGGCTGTGGGCCGCCGCCGAGCACGCCGCACGGCACGGACTCGACGTCACGCGGTGGCGGTCGGCTGCCGAACTCACCGTGGACTACCTACTCAGCTCGTGGCAGCGGCCCTGCTACGACTGGTGGGAGGAGCACGCCGAGCAGGTGCACGTCTCCACCCTGGGGTGCATCGTGGCCGGCCTGCGCGCGGCTGCCGACTCGGGCCTGGTGACTGGCACACGGGCTGATGCTGCTCGCGATGGGGCGAAGGCGGCCATGGACGTGATCACCAGCCGCGGGGTCGCCCACGGGCACCTGACCAAGTGGCTCGGCACCGACGCCGTGGACGCCAGTCTGGCAGCGCTGATCGGTCCGCTCGGGGTGATCGAGCCGGAGTCCGAGCTCGCCGCGGCCACGATCGCCGCGATCGAGGAGCAGCTGTGCACCGACGGCGGTGTGTACCGCTTCCGGGCCGACACCTTTTACGGCGGCGGCCGGTGGCCGTTGCTGTCCTGCTTCCTCGGCCTCGCGCACGCACGCGCCGGGAACACCGCACGGGCTGGCGAGCTGCTCGACTGGGCGGCCGGCACCGCGACAACGGACGGCCTGTTACCCGAGCAGGTGGACGGGCACCTGCTCGCACCGCACTACCGCACCGAATGGATCGACCGCTGGGGACCGGTGGCAACACCGCTGCTGTGGTCCCACGCGATGGTGCTTCGCCTGGCGGCGGAGCTGAAGGAGGAGAACACATGA
- a CDS encoding ABC transporter substrate-binding protein: MTRTRWMAGAGIAAALGLTLTACVSGSTGDPDDATTEPATDAGPVTITYTNFISAGGNEENLDTIVEAFQAEHENITVEVTTLPYADYFTALQTDLAGGTVADVFDIEFANYASYQASGVLAPLEDVDTSVYQTSLAEAYATDGTQYALPSSFSNVVLFYNKDLFDAAGLEYPTADWTWEDERAAAEALTDADAGVWGDYQPISYHEYYKTVAQAGGQFLTEDGTAVAFNSPEGIAAAEWLVNKSGTTMPTAEQGAGTPDFDSGLFAGGELAMWHTGIWMFGALAEADFAWDIAVEPGDAQQASALFSNAVGVSASSENQAAAAEFAQFLTSSPTTVDVRLESGWELPPIADQAQLDTYLQQDNPANRQAVFDSLEQVALAPSIGDGQAEMQDIVTEELTEAAAGRKSVEEALASAEERVNALLG, from the coding sequence ATGACCCGCACCCGCTGGATGGCTGGCGCCGGCATCGCTGCCGCGCTCGGCCTGACCCTGACCGCCTGCGTTTCAGGCAGCACCGGCGATCCGGATGACGCCACGACCGAGCCGGCCACCGACGCCGGCCCGGTCACCATCACCTACACCAACTTCATCTCCGCCGGCGGCAACGAGGAGAACCTCGACACCATCGTCGAAGCGTTCCAGGCCGAGCACGAGAACATCACGGTCGAGGTGACCACACTCCCCTACGCGGACTACTTCACGGCGCTGCAGACCGACCTGGCCGGCGGCACCGTGGCCGACGTGTTCGATATCGAGTTCGCGAACTACGCCTCCTACCAGGCCAGCGGGGTGCTCGCCCCGCTGGAGGACGTCGACACGAGCGTCTATCAGACCTCCCTCGCCGAGGCATACGCCACCGACGGCACGCAGTACGCCCTGCCGAGCTCGTTCTCGAACGTGGTGCTGTTCTACAACAAGGACCTGTTCGACGCCGCCGGCCTGGAGTACCCCACCGCGGACTGGACGTGGGAGGACGAACGAGCGGCCGCCGAGGCGCTCACCGACGCCGATGCCGGGGTGTGGGGCGACTACCAGCCGATCAGCTACCACGAGTACTACAAGACCGTGGCGCAGGCCGGTGGGCAGTTCTTGACTGAGGACGGCACCGCGGTCGCCTTCAACTCGCCCGAAGGAATCGCGGCGGCCGAGTGGCTCGTGAACAAGTCCGGCACCACGATGCCCACGGCGGAGCAGGGCGCTGGCACACCCGACTTCGACAGCGGGCTGTTCGCGGGCGGCGAGCTGGCGATGTGGCACACGGGCATCTGGATGTTCGGCGCCCTCGCCGAAGCCGACTTCGCCTGGGATATCGCCGTCGAGCCGGGTGACGCCCAGCAGGCGAGTGCCCTGTTCTCGAACGCCGTGGGCGTCTCGGCCTCGTCCGAGAACCAGGCCGCTGCCGCGGAGTTCGCCCAGTTCCTCACCAGCTCACCGACCACCGTGGACGTGCGCCTGGAGTCCGGCTGGGAGCTGCCCCCGATCGCCGATCAGGCCCAGCTGGACACCTACCTCCAGCAGGACAACCCGGCGAACCGGCAGGCCGTGTTCGACTCCCTCGAGCAGGTGGCACTCGCCCCCTCCATCGGCGACGGGCAGGCCGAGATGCAGGACATCGTCACCGAAGAGCTCACCGAGGCCGCAGCCGGGCGTAAGAGCGTCGAGGAGGCGCTCGCCTCGGCCGAGGAACGCGTGAACGCCCTCCTCGGCTGA
- a CDS encoding carbohydrate ABC transporter permease, protein MPERIRRILLTAVVALGALVMFFPFAWTVSTSLSSGAGLDATPQLIPDDPTLAAYRELFANTPFARVIANSLGLAITTTTLQLVTSSLAGYAFSRLAFPGRGVVFGLYLATMMIPIQVLIVPLFVQMRSLGLVDTYLGVLLPGVASAFGVFLLRQAMNSVPRELDEAATIDGAGHFRIFARLILPLVGPALASLAVFAFMSSWNGFLWPLIILRSEHLQTLPLALAGLQGQYTTQWDVMMAGSVVSVLPMLALYLFAQKYVIQGVAGTGLK, encoded by the coding sequence ATGCCTGAGCGCATCCGCCGCATCCTGCTGACCGCCGTGGTGGCCCTCGGCGCACTGGTGATGTTCTTCCCGTTCGCATGGACGGTCAGTACCTCGCTCTCGTCCGGTGCCGGACTGGACGCCACCCCGCAGCTCATCCCGGACGACCCGACCCTGGCGGCCTACCGCGAGCTGTTCGCGAACACCCCGTTCGCCCGCGTGATCGCCAACTCCCTCGGTCTGGCCATCACGACGACGACCCTTCAGCTGGTCACGAGCTCCCTGGCTGGCTACGCCTTCAGCAGGCTGGCCTTCCCGGGGCGGGGCGTGGTCTTCGGGCTGTACCTGGCCACGATGATGATCCCGATCCAGGTGCTGATCGTGCCGTTGTTCGTGCAGATGCGCAGCCTCGGCCTGGTGGACACCTACCTCGGCGTGCTGCTGCCCGGGGTGGCCAGTGCGTTCGGGGTGTTCTTGCTGCGCCAGGCGATGAACTCGGTGCCCCGTGAGCTCGACGAGGCCGCCACCATCGACGGCGCCGGACACTTCCGTATCTTCGCCCGCCTCATCCTCCCCCTCGTGGGGCCCGCCCTGGCGAGCCTGGCGGTCTTCGCGTTCATGAGCAGCTGGAACGGCTTCCTGTGGCCGCTGATCATCCTTCGCTCGGAGCACCTACAAACCTTGCCGCTGGCCCTCGCCGGCCTGCAGGGGCAGTACACCACCCAGTGGGACGTGATGATGGCCGGCTCCGTCGTCAGCGTCCTCCCCATGCTCGCCCTCTACCTGTTCGCTCAGAAGTACGTCATCCAAGGCGTCGCGGGCACCGGACTGAAGTGA
- a CDS encoding carbohydrate ABC transporter permease, with protein sequence MTAPSAVGISRTTRPLPPPRRTRRGSRLRYTLTVLAFLLPSALPLLAFTIYPMIGAFWTSLHSWNLIGVMEWVGLENYATLLTDDATRRVFANTLYYVVGYLPLVYIGGLALALALNSLIPARNLLRGIYFLPVVTSWIVVALVWRWLLNPSVGVVNAMLGGLGIDGPGWWTDPYWAMPSIILASAWKDLGFVMIILLAGLQAIPTDVQEAAMIDGAGRFRRLLNITLPLLSPSTFFVVVISLINGFQVFDQVYAMTGGGPAGSSTVVVQQIYDLTFRYSSAGEASALSWLLFLLVLAVTVIQLIGQRRWVTYA encoded by the coding sequence ATGACTGCACCCTCCGCCGTCGGGATCTCGCGCACCACGCGCCCACTCCCGCCGCCTCGGCGCACCAGGCGCGGCAGCCGGCTGCGCTACACCCTGACCGTGCTGGCGTTCCTGCTGCCCAGCGCCCTGCCGCTGCTGGCATTCACGATCTACCCGATGATCGGCGCCTTCTGGACAAGCCTGCACTCGTGGAACCTGATCGGGGTGATGGAGTGGGTCGGACTGGAGAACTACGCCACCCTGCTCACTGATGACGCCACCCGCCGAGTGTTCGCGAACACGCTGTACTACGTCGTCGGATATCTGCCGCTGGTCTACATCGGCGGGCTCGCCCTGGCGCTGGCCCTGAACAGTCTCATCCCGGCCCGGAACCTGCTCCGCGGGATCTACTTCCTGCCGGTGGTGACCAGCTGGATCGTGGTGGCGCTGGTGTGGCGGTGGCTGCTGAACCCGTCGGTGGGCGTGGTGAACGCGATGCTCGGCGGGCTGGGGATCGATGGGCCCGGCTGGTGGACCGACCCGTATTGGGCGATGCCCTCGATCATCCTCGCCTCGGCGTGGAAGGACCTCGGGTTCGTCATGATCATCCTGCTCGCGGGGCTGCAGGCGATCCCCACCGATGTGCAGGAAGCGGCCATGATCGACGGCGCCGGGCGATTCCGGCGGCTGCTGAACATCACCCTGCCGCTGCTATCCCCCTCCACTTTCTTCGTCGTGGTCATCTCGCTGATCAACGGCTTCCAGGTGTTCGACCAGGTCTATGCGATGACCGGGGGCGGGCCGGCCGGCTCCAGCACCGTGGTGGTGCAGCAGATCTACGACCTGACGTTCCGGTACAGCTCGGCCGGAGAGGCCTCGGCGCTGTCCTGGCTGCTGTTCCTGCTGGTGCTCGCCGTAACGGTGATCCAGCTGATCGGACAGCGCAGGTGGGTGACCTATGCCTGA
- a CDS encoding ROK family transcriptional regulator → MARTAARTDVTRSAVLAHIGAHGPTSRAELARALSVSPALITGATKRLITDGLLTELDHSPSQGGRPARLLGLAAESGRAIGIKVVADHITLVEVGIDGTVHRSATRPYDAAAGTALSDLAGITVSFIAECAPGPLLGIGVGVPGTVDEQDAGTVDSTQLGWMRVPVGETLRRAVDLPVLVENNVNALAMAEALYGSGRGLGHALVVTIGTGIGAGLITDGDVLRGWRGGAGELGHMPVLTDGPACVCGSTGCLETLISERALLRQAATAGLLPAGAEIDALRASADSGDPIAVDIYRSAGTHLGRTLAGVVNLLDPEAVIVLGEGVTAWTHWQAGFEPAFRAALIPHTRHVPVTVETWQDDRWAQGAAALVLSTPFDAVGRSGEQGRLVRERLAIGETPAGATSTASPAGNGA, encoded by the coding sequence TTGGCTCGGACGGCGGCACGCACCGATGTGACCCGCTCAGCGGTGCTCGCACACATTGGCGCACACGGACCCACGTCCCGTGCTGAACTGGCCCGCGCACTGAGCGTCTCCCCCGCGCTCATCACCGGAGCGACCAAGCGGCTCATCACCGACGGTCTGCTCACCGAGCTGGACCACTCCCCCTCCCAGGGCGGACGCCCGGCCCGGCTGCTCGGGCTGGCGGCCGAGAGCGGGCGCGCGATCGGGATCAAGGTCGTGGCCGACCACATCACCCTCGTCGAAGTCGGTATCGACGGCACCGTCCACCGGTCCGCCACGCGCCCCTATGACGCAGCGGCCGGAACGGCGCTCAGCGACCTGGCCGGCATCACCGTGTCGTTCATCGCCGAGTGCGCCCCCGGCCCGCTGCTCGGCATCGGCGTCGGCGTACCCGGCACCGTCGACGAGCAGGACGCGGGCACCGTGGACTCCACCCAGCTCGGCTGGATGCGCGTACCGGTCGGAGAGACGCTTCGCCGCGCGGTGGATCTTCCCGTCCTGGTGGAGAACAACGTCAACGCCCTCGCCATGGCCGAGGCGCTCTACGGCAGCGGCCGCGGGCTGGGGCATGCCCTCGTGGTCACCATCGGCACCGGCATCGGTGCCGGCCTCATCACCGACGGCGACGTGCTGCGCGGCTGGCGCGGAGGTGCCGGCGAACTGGGCCACATGCCCGTCCTGACCGACGGGCCTGCATGCGTGTGCGGGAGCACCGGCTGCCTGGAGACCCTGATCAGCGAACGCGCCCTGCTGCGCCAGGCCGCCACCGCCGGGCTGCTGCCCGCGGGCGCCGAGATCGATGCCCTGCGCGCCAGCGCCGACTCCGGCGACCCGATCGCCGTGGACATCTACCGCAGCGCCGGAACCCACCTCGGCCGCACCCTCGCCGGGGTCGTCAACCTGCTCGACCCGGAGGCCGTGATCGTGCTCGGCGAAGGCGTCACCGCCTGGACTCATTGGCAGGCCGGATTCGAACCCGCCTTCCGCGCCGCGCTCATCCCGCACACCCGGCACGTGCCCGTCACGGTCGAGACGTGGCAGGACGACCGGTGGGCCCAGGGTGCCGCAGCCCTGGTGCTGTCCACCCCATTCGACGCCGTCGGCCGTTCCGGTGAGCAGGGTCGCCTCGTCCGCGAGCGCCTCGCCATCGGCGAGACACCTGCCGGCGCAACAAGCACAGCCAGCCCCGCCGGGAACGGAGCGTGA
- a CDS encoding nuclear transport factor 2 family protein gives MSSADLIRRHLNAFNSGDVDALMADLHPDATWVTGDHEVPPGTLREFFATAMAGLTPHLELHRIIDGAGVVAAELTETWTHDGQHRQAALVAIFDLRDGRIARAKIYREGSADA, from the coding sequence ATGTCGTCCGCCGACCTGATCCGTCGCCACCTGAACGCCTTCAACAGCGGCGATGTCGACGCCCTCATGGCCGATCTCCACCCCGACGCCACGTGGGTCACCGGTGACCACGAGGTGCCGCCCGGGACCCTCCGGGAGTTCTTCGCCACCGCGATGGCCGGACTGACTCCCCACCTAGAGCTGCATCGGATCATCGACGGCGCAGGCGTGGTGGCCGCTGAGCTCACCGAGACCTGGACTCATGACGGCCAGCACAGGCAGGCCGCCTTGGTTGCCATCTTCGACCTGCGGGACGGCCGGATCGCCCGCGCAAAGATCTATCGCGAGGGGTCCGCGGACGCCTGA